From Cohaesibacter gelatinilyticus, the proteins below share one genomic window:
- a CDS encoding dienelactone hydrolase family protein: MRKNITWPYTLLGSLLAILALSSFPASADMAKVDEVIRFELPRAPLTPMQQKQLPQGAQNLDPGSFEGRYRHPGGNDKKPALVVIRTCHDASYYDAWLDRLNDWGFATLTFSRCQPPSFEPDDATIPAFDWKRGSLAAIGALNFLAKKPEIDAKKIGILSWSRLGMIPLSILNYEGFAQFFPHKFSAGVALYPFCSFARGPHGGPILIIAGAKDSWIDNTVCKRVERVSRQDDFPVSLIMLENATHGFDIPQFGSPKQVTRSQINPDGFAASGGILGHDKASEARAIKEVKAFLNKHLR, from the coding sequence ATGAGAAAGAACATAACTTGGCCCTACACTTTGCTGGGCAGCCTGCTGGCCATTTTGGCTCTCAGTTCCTTCCCCGCCTCTGCCGATATGGCAAAAGTCGATGAGGTCATCCGGTTCGAGTTACCCCGCGCACCGCTGACGCCCATGCAACAAAAACAATTGCCACAAGGGGCGCAAAATCTGGATCCGGGCAGTTTTGAAGGCCGATACAGACATCCCGGCGGCAACGACAAAAAGCCTGCCCTTGTGGTGATCAGAACCTGCCACGACGCCAGCTATTATGATGCCTGGCTCGACCGTCTGAATGACTGGGGCTTTGCGACGCTCACCTTCTCTCGCTGCCAACCACCGAGCTTTGAACCGGACGACGCCACCATCCCCGCTTTTGACTGGAAAAGAGGGTCCCTTGCCGCCATTGGCGCGCTGAATTTTCTGGCAAAAAAGCCGGAGATCGACGCCAAAAAGATCGGCATCCTGTCCTGGTCACGCCTTGGCATGATCCCGCTTTCCATTTTAAATTATGAAGGCTTCGCCCAATTCTTCCCGCATAAATTCTCGGCCGGTGTGGCGCTCTATCCCTTCTGTTCCTTCGCCCGCGGCCCCCATGGCGGGCCAATCCTGATCATCGCTGGGGCAAAGGATAGCTGGATCGACAACACAGTCTGCAAACGCGTGGAGCGGGTCTCCCGTCAGGATGACTTCCCCGTCTCCCTCATCATGCTGGAGAATGCTACCCATGGCTTCGACATCCCGCAATTCGGCTCCCCCAAACAGGTGACCAGATCCCAAATAAACCCCGACGGCTTCGCCGCCAGCGGCGGCATCCTCGGCCATGACAAAGCATCCGAGGCCCGCGCCATCAAAGAAGTCAAAGCCTTCCTGAACAAGCATCTGCGGTGA
- a CDS encoding RtcB family protein — MSEFETNTLTSEVLKEWGHKPGKAFGAALRDGQTALEEGLDLAAVREKLAPYIPPPQLELAPTGAKPFHANIEADGEDEKANLESVMHHMRELMRTPTVETGAIMPDACPAGPLGTIPVGGVVAARNAIHPGMHSADICCSVMITMVKDADPKAVLDAAQSVTHFGPGGRANGKRFTMSQKLMDQFRENKFLSNPKILRAAQEHLGTQGDGNHFLFVGTSRATGQTAIVTHHGSRGPGAQLYKIGMILAEKVRKRLSPQTLKQNAWIPADSEDGKAYWEALQLIRKWTKANHNAIHQATVEAAKADSEQRYWNEHNFVFERDGLFYHGKGATPAWDDYASDATGLTLIPLNMAEPVLVVRGKDADHALGFSPHGAGRNYSRTEHKRRNAGKTPEEILAAETAGLDIRFFENKIDISELPSSYKKADAVVAQIEKFGLAEIEDYIDPYGCIMAGEMEPFWKRKKKGR; from the coding sequence GTGAGCGAATTTGAAACCAATACATTGACCAGTGAAGTCTTGAAAGAATGGGGCCATAAGCCCGGGAAAGCCTTTGGCGCTGCGCTTCGTGATGGGCAGACAGCCTTGGAAGAAGGGCTGGATTTGGCCGCCGTGCGCGAAAAGCTAGCGCCTTATATTCCGCCTCCTCAGCTGGAGTTGGCACCAACCGGTGCCAAGCCGTTTCATGCCAATATTGAAGCGGACGGCGAGGACGAGAAAGCCAATCTGGAATCCGTGATGCATCATATGCGCGAGCTGATGCGCACCCCGACAGTGGAAACCGGAGCCATCATGCCCGATGCCTGCCCGGCTGGCCCTTTGGGCACCATTCCAGTGGGCGGTGTGGTGGCAGCGCGCAATGCCATTCACCCCGGCATGCATAGCGCTGATATCTGCTGCTCGGTGATGATCACCATGGTCAAGGATGCCGACCCGAAAGCGGTGCTGGATGCCGCCCAGAGCGTGACCCATTTCGGCCCCGGTGGCCGCGCCAATGGCAAGCGCTTCACCATGTCCCAGAAGCTGATGGATCAGTTCCGCGAGAACAAATTCCTCAGCAATCCAAAGATCCTGCGTGCCGCGCAGGAACATCTGGGAACACAGGGCGACGGCAACCATTTCCTGTTTGTAGGCACATCGCGGGCCACAGGCCAGACGGCCATCGTCACCCATCATGGCTCTCGCGGGCCGGGCGCGCAGCTTTACAAGATCGGCATGATCCTGGCCGAGAAGGTCCGCAAGCGCCTGTCGCCGCAGACCTTGAAGCAAAATGCCTGGATCCCGGCGGATAGCGAGGATGGAAAAGCCTATTGGGAAGCCTTGCAGCTCATTCGCAAATGGACCAAGGCCAACCATAACGCCATCCATCAGGCCACTGTTGAGGCAGCAAAAGCCGATAGCGAACAGCGCTATTGGAACGAGCATAATTTCGTCTTCGAACGGGATGGTCTTTTCTATCATGGAAAAGGCGCCACCCCGGCCTGGGATGACTATGCAAGTGACGCCACCGGCCTGACGCTCATCCCGCTGAACATGGCAGAGCCTGTTCTGGTGGTACGCGGAAAAGACGCCGACCACGCCCTTGGCTTCTCGCCACATGGGGCGGGGCGGAACTATTCCCGCACCGAGCATAAGCGCCGCAATGCAGGCAAAACGCCAGAAGAGATCTTGGCGGCGGAGACAGCCGGATTGGATATCCGCTTCTTTGAAAACAAGATCGACATCTCGGAACTGCCTTCCAGCTACAAGAAGGCAGACGCAGTGGTCGCCCAGATCGAGAAATTCGGCCTCGCCGAAATCGAAGATTACATCGACCCCTATGGCTGCATCATGGCTGGCGAGATGGAACCCTTCTGGAAGCGAAAGAAGAAAGGAAGATAG
- a CDS encoding type II toxin-antitoxin system ParD family antitoxin, with translation MKTLSVSLSPQQVARLHDAVESGSYASNSEVVRDALRLWEQRQELRKIEMTRLKQAYEDGMARGEGRTVDADTLLADLKAEAKSR, from the coding sequence ATGAAAACCCTTAGTGTCTCCTTGTCTCCGCAGCAGGTGGCGCGTTTGCATGATGCCGTTGAATCCGGCTCTTACGCGTCCAACAGCGAAGTGGTGCGTGATGCATTGCGCTTGTGGGAGCAACGACAAGAGCTGCGCAAAATCGAAATGACGCGTCTGAAACAAGCCTATGAGGATGGCATGGCTAGAGGTGAAGGCCGTACTGTCGATGCCGATACCTTGCTGGCAGACTTGAAGGCGGAAGCCAAAAGCCGGTGA
- a CDS encoding cytochrome-c peroxidase, whose product MISLVSLAAEISAAKSDTLDLTELRRLYQGPVSDWPKAKVADGVNPLPLGVLKRLPRPPKGSMGAKRIMLGKRLFEDPILSGSGQIACQSCHNRELGWGDGLRWSFGDKRQMGNRNAPSVITSGYRKHLFWDGRADSLESQAIGPLTNPVEMATDLDEMLARLNAHETYPSLFEAAFGKEGVDLDQVVAALADFQRQLERSSRFERFLKGKHKLLSDQQIHGLHLFRTKARCMNCHSGPLLSDEKFHNLGLTFFGRKLEDRGRYLVTGMDDDLGRFRTPSLRHVSKTAPYMHNGILPTLRGVVNFYNGGGGVERRPKGMAADALFPRRSDLIGKLNLSKSEREALVAFLKVL is encoded by the coding sequence ATGATCAGTCTTGTATCCTTGGCAGCTGAGATCTCAGCCGCCAAATCTGACACGCTTGATCTGACCGAGCTTCGTCGTCTTTATCAAGGCCCTGTCTCTGACTGGCCGAAGGCAAAGGTGGCAGACGGCGTGAATCCTCTGCCCCTCGGGGTTTTGAAACGCCTTCCACGGCCACCCAAAGGCAGCATGGGCGCAAAACGCATTATGTTAGGCAAGCGTTTGTTCGAAGATCCAATCCTGTCAGGCAGCGGGCAAATTGCCTGTCAGTCCTGTCACAATCGTGAACTGGGGTGGGGGGATGGATTGCGGTGGTCCTTCGGCGACAAGCGCCAGATGGGCAATCGCAATGCGCCATCGGTGATCACATCAGGTTATCGCAAGCATCTGTTTTGGGATGGTCGCGCAGACAGTCTGGAAAGTCAGGCGATTGGCCCACTGACCAACCCGGTGGAAATGGCGACTGATCTGGATGAGATGCTGGCTCGGTTGAATGCGCATGAGACCTATCCGAGCTTGTTTGAGGCAGCTTTTGGCAAGGAGGGTGTCGATCTGGATCAGGTGGTTGCGGCATTGGCAGATTTTCAACGCCAACTGGAGCGCTCAAGCCGGTTCGAGCGCTTTCTGAAAGGCAAGCATAAATTGCTCTCCGACCAGCAAATCCATGGCTTGCATCTGTTTCGCACCAAGGCCCGCTGCATGAATTGCCATTCCGGCCCGCTTTTGAGCGATGAGAAATTTCACAATCTCGGCCTGACATTTTTCGGTCGCAAGCTTGAAGATCGAGGGCGATATCTGGTGACCGGAATGGATGATGATCTGGGGCGGTTTCGCACGCCAAGCCTTCGCCATGTCAGCAAAACTGCGCCTTATATGCATAATGGCATCCTGCCCACTTTGCGCGGGGTCGTGAATTTTTACAATGGCGGCGGAGGTGTTGAACGCCGACCCAAAGGCATGGCGGCAGACGCCCTCTTTCCAAGACGTTCAGACCTGATTGGCAAACTGAACCTGTCAAAAAGCGAGCGTGAGGCACTGGTGGCGTTTTTGAAAGTTCTTTGA
- a CDS encoding vWA domain-containing protein, whose amino-acid sequence MAHKSLFASFKGRFSNKTVSHNLAGGRAYEYDDRHKLAQLAVTGTIGDLHYQNAEQELQAVLTAASKVSDDFLAKTAIYARQNGKMKDMPALLLAVLASRDPVLLSRAFGEVVTNGKMLRNFVQIMRSGQTGRKSLGTRPKALVQAWLNSASDYQLLQASVGQSPSLADVIKMVHPKPRNAEREALYRWLIGKPCAAENLPEQVRDYVAYKEDPKGRMVPDVPFQMLTSLPLSAKDWATIARRGSWNMIRMNLNTFLRHGAFEDEQVVADVARIVSDETRVRKANAFPYQLMTTYQALSMQMPRQIREALHDAMEIAVSNVPAFDGKVVVCPDVSGSMTWPVTGTRGTATTSTRFVDIAALVSAAVLRQNKSAEILPFEFDVREVSLEPRDSILTNARRLAELAGGGTNCSAPLAWLNKRQKAPDLVIMVSDNQSWVDQSWGSNNKTNMMAEWEKLKKRNPKAKLVCIDIAPYGTSQAKSRPDVLNIGGFSDAVFEQIAAFAEDRSSAEYVVGEIERIELR is encoded by the coding sequence ATGGCACATAAATCTTTGTTCGCGTCATTCAAAGGACGCTTCTCAAACAAGACCGTCAGCCACAATCTGGCTGGAGGCCGGGCCTATGAATATGACGACCGGCACAAGCTGGCACAATTGGCCGTAACCGGCACGATTGGTGATCTGCATTATCAGAATGCCGAGCAGGAATTGCAGGCAGTGCTGACAGCTGCAAGCAAGGTCAGCGATGACTTTCTGGCAAAGACAGCCATCTATGCCCGCCAAAACGGCAAGATGAAAGACATGCCCGCTTTGCTGCTGGCCGTGCTGGCATCTCGCGATCCGGTTCTGCTCTCTCGCGCCTTTGGCGAGGTGGTGACCAACGGCAAAATGCTGCGCAATTTCGTGCAGATCATGCGCTCTGGCCAGACCGGGCGAAAGTCTCTTGGCACACGGCCAAAGGCTTTGGTGCAGGCATGGCTGAACAGCGCCAGCGATTATCAGCTGCTGCAGGCGAGCGTTGGCCAGTCTCCATCTCTGGCTGATGTGATCAAGATGGTGCATCCAAAGCCACGCAATGCAGAGCGTGAAGCCCTGTATCGCTGGCTGATCGGCAAACCATGTGCAGCAGAAAATCTGCCAGAACAGGTGCGTGATTATGTAGCCTATAAGGAAGATCCAAAAGGCCGCATGGTGCCCGATGTTCCCTTTCAGATGCTGACCAGCTTGCCGCTGTCAGCAAAGGATTGGGCCACAATCGCCCGGCGCGGAAGCTGGAACATGATCCGCATGAACCTGAACACCTTCTTGCGCCATGGTGCCTTTGAAGATGAGCAGGTGGTTGCAGATGTCGCAAGGATAGTGAGTGATGAAACACGCGTGAGAAAAGCCAATGCCTTTCCTTACCAGTTGATGACGACCTATCAGGCGCTGTCCATGCAAATGCCTCGGCAAATCCGCGAGGCCTTGCATGACGCCATGGAGATTGCGGTTTCCAATGTGCCTGCCTTTGACGGCAAAGTCGTGGTCTGTCCCGATGTCTCGGGCTCCATGACCTGGCCCGTCACCGGCACACGCGGCACGGCAACCACGTCCACGCGCTTTGTCGATATCGCGGCCTTGGTGAGCGCAGCGGTCTTGCGCCAGAACAAATCGGCAGAAATCTTGCCGTTTGAGTTCGATGTGCGAGAGGTTTCATTGGAACCACGGGATAGCATCCTGACCAATGCACGAAGGCTGGCCGAGCTGGCCGGAGGAGGCACAAACTGCTCTGCACCATTGGCTTGGCTGAACAAAAGGCAGAAGGCACCGGATCTGGTCATCATGGTCTCGGACAACCAGTCCTGGGTCGACCAGAGCTGGGGATCGAACAACAAGACAAACATGATGGCCGAATGGGAGAAGCTCAAGAAGCGGAACCCGAAGGCGAAACTGGTCTGCATCGACATTGCCCCTTACGGGACAAGCCAGGCCAAATCCCGCCCGGACGTCTTGAATATAGGGGGCTTCTCTGATGCCGTCTTCGAACAGATCGCTGCTTTTGCAGAGGACAGATCAAGCGCCGAATATGTGGTCGGCGAAATTGAAAGGATAGAATTGCGTTAG
- a CDS encoding TonB-dependent receptor plug domain-containing protein translates to MKQSALARLSALLLGSTILGVPAWAQDVASDATTLRPIIVIGENGEGFDGVFGGEGDIGKTVLNEEALKILGGATGDANAVLKALPNVQYADHTNTKAGMTPESVVDLRPQQFSISGGDFNSNNFVLDGVGINAVGSGTEQSTSTLTDRFYPAFDSLYSLHPQTIYVPAAVVEKMEVQDSNVSAEYGGFQGGVVEFQTRAPKREKWGGSVEFSGNNSDMAQFIVATPDGTNPLNRKPIDFKKYNAAASVSGPISPDLAVMFSVSNRFASTSRQRDPQYKPDQVNLKTNHTSLLAKAVLEKDWGQLTFQHMHDFYNNDWESYRTLHDGLTLVGNGTSSKVDFDRTFEQVGLFNNVNLTMHAAYNTSEKGRDEKSSTMVTSYIKKTYNGHSYLSPSLSDKCQDVAGEDQLSCSWGGMGDLLQSEKKAEAKFKAGAEVGNIKVRGGASVRFITADRHRPDDVNFFTSTKFNDAGLRSRDQSGGNFTCADPNDPLCFDNDQFTSRKTYLRAYKAQVNLFQSDIWGEFEIKTGDFTLTPGFRVNYNDYSKNIDLDPRLKAKLALFDDRVTLSAGVNRYHSNSMLAYAMADQRPDVLAYTRAVNGGVVSNAHAAGGWTAAGTYTRTQFKDANLKTPFTDELTGGVEIKDPLLDGTFRLSLLERQGQDQYSKTQDSTSKLYKLGNDASSQYRSATVEYAKEWKDLNLFQMNSFGIKTALTWSEQYRSTNGYFSAKPTDKFVWYKGRSYSIREFDVVTGNLDIPVRGSVAFHGSFFDERLKLWSNANFSLAYEGVYDTRKNSSQTNQFGAVVSHDVYDDKTLGAVVTVDVGGSYELYKKGDLGAVLDFKVDNLFSTKGNSTASNSYPFKQGRTAWLGLKASF, encoded by the coding sequence ATGAAACAATCAGCATTGGCGCGTCTGTCGGCGCTGCTACTGGGCTCTACCATCTTGGGGGTGCCAGCATGGGCGCAAGACGTGGCAAGTGATGCAACAACCTTGCGCCCCATTATCGTGATTGGAGAGAATGGAGAAGGCTTTGACGGCGTTTTCGGGGGGGAAGGAGATATCGGCAAAACGGTGCTGAATGAGGAGGCACTGAAGATTTTGGGCGGGGCGACGGGTGATGCCAATGCTGTGCTGAAAGCCCTGCCCAATGTGCAATATGCAGATCATACCAATACCAAGGCCGGCATGACCCCGGAAAGTGTGGTCGATTTGCGTCCGCAGCAATTCTCGATTTCTGGCGGGGATTTCAATTCAAACAATTTCGTGCTTGATGGGGTCGGTATCAATGCGGTGGGTTCTGGTACGGAACAGTCGACCAGTACGCTGACTGATCGCTTCTATCCGGCCTTTGACAGCCTCTATAGCCTGCATCCGCAGACCATTTATGTGCCTGCGGCCGTTGTTGAGAAAATGGAAGTGCAGGATTCCAATGTTTCTGCCGAATATGGGGGGTTTCAAGGTGGGGTGGTCGAGTTCCAGACCCGTGCCCCCAAGCGTGAAAAATGGGGGGGATCTGTCGAATTTTCGGGCAATAACAGCGATATGGCACAGTTTATCGTTGCGACGCCAGACGGTACGAACCCGCTGAACCGCAAGCCCATCGATTTCAAGAAATATAACGCTGCGGCTTCTGTAAGCGGTCCGATCAGTCCTGATCTGGCGGTCATGTTCTCGGTGTCCAACCGTTTTGCCAGCACCTCGCGTCAGCGGGATCCGCAATATAAGCCCGATCAGGTCAATCTGAAGACCAATCATACATCGCTTCTGGCAAAGGCGGTTCTGGAAAAGGATTGGGGTCAGCTCACCTTCCAGCATATGCATGATTTCTACAACAATGATTGGGAATCCTACCGCACGCTTCATGACGGGTTGACGCTGGTTGGCAATGGCACCTCATCCAAGGTTGATTTTGACAGAACATTCGAGCAGGTCGGCCTGTTCAACAATGTGAACCTGACCATGCACGCGGCTTACAATACATCCGAAAAAGGCCGCGATGAGAAGTCGTCGACCATGGTCACGTCCTATATCAAGAAGACCTATAACGGTCATTCTTATCTGAGCCCGAGCCTGTCCGACAAATGTCAGGATGTGGCAGGGGAAGATCAATTGTCTTGCAGTTGGGGTGGCATGGGTGATTTGCTGCAGAGCGAGAAAAAAGCCGAAGCCAAGTTCAAGGCCGGTGCTGAAGTGGGCAATATCAAAGTACGTGGTGGGGCATCTGTGCGCTTCATCACTGCTGATCGTCATCGTCCCGATGATGTGAATTTTTTCACCAGCACCAAATTTAACGATGCAGGCCTTAGATCTCGTGATCAAAGTGGTGGTAATTTCACCTGCGCCGATCCCAATGATCCGCTTTGCTTTGACAATGACCAGTTCACCAGCCGTAAAACCTATCTGAGGGCATACAAGGCCCAGGTCAATCTGTTCCAGTCCGATATTTGGGGCGAGTTTGAAATCAAGACGGGTGACTTTACCCTGACCCCCGGTTTTCGCGTCAATTACAATGATTATTCCAAGAATATCGATCTGGATCCGCGTCTGAAAGCCAAGCTGGCCCTGTTTGATGATCGGGTGACCCTGAGTGCTGGCGTGAACCGCTATCATTCCAATTCCATGCTGGCTTATGCCATGGCTGATCAGCGCCCGGACGTGCTGGCCTATACCCGTGCTGTGAATGGTGGGGTAGTGAGCAACGCCCATGCGGCCGGAGGCTGGACTGCAGCGGGCACCTATACCCGCACGCAGTTCAAGGATGCGAATTTGAAAACGCCTTTTACCGATGAATTGACCGGTGGGGTGGAAATCAAGGATCCGCTTCTGGATGGGACATTCCGCCTGAGCTTGCTGGAGAGACAGGGACAGGATCAATATTCCAAAACTCAGGATTCCACCTCCAAGCTTTATAAGCTTGGCAATGATGCATCGAGCCAATATCGCTCGGCCACTGTCGAATATGCCAAGGAATGGAAGGACTTGAATCTCTTCCAAATGAACAGCTTTGGCATCAAGACGGCGCTGACCTGGTCCGAGCAGTATCGCTCGACCAATGGCTATTTTTCTGCCAAGCCGACGGATAAATTCGTCTGGTACAAGGGGCGTTCATATTCCATACGCGAATTTGATGTGGTGACCGGCAATCTGGATATTCCAGTGCGAGGATCGGTTGCCTTCCATGGCTCCTTCTTTGATGAGCGGTTGAAATTGTGGTCCAACGCCAACTTCTCCCTTGCCTATGAGGGCGTTTATGACACCAGGAAAAACAGCTCGCAAACCAACCAGTTCGGTGCGGTTGTCTCTCATGATGTGTATGACGACAAAACCCTTGGCGCGGTTGTGACCGTTGATGTCGGTGGGTCTTATGAGCTTTACAAGAAGGGGGACTTGGGTGCCGTCCTGGATTTCAAGGTCGACAATCTGTTCTCCACCAAGGGTAATTCCACCGCCAGCAACAGCTATCCCTTCAAGCAGGGCAGAACCGCCTGGCTCGGACTGAAAGCCAGCTTCTAA
- a CDS encoding AraC family transcriptional regulator: MRSDCEKLFNFKSLIERHVTEDGLHFTDLDGFVLFRGSQTHSAAQELYQPMMVFCVQGHKKLMLGEQVADFKTGTACGIFLPLPVICEVIEASEEAPLLGGGLVLDPVRLSKMMLKLDRLIEGEPKRSGDLDISALLAGDLSDNLMETFTRLISCLDNKKDALVIGDAILDEIYYRFLTDYPDWDLRYHLRQKGDFALVSKAIAYIHDNLDQMISVDQLSEEARMSASGLHKKFKDIIQLSPLQYIKLVKLKKAHDNILNGMSALEASYSVGYNSPAQFSREYKRQFGVSPSHQKRLRA, from the coding sequence ATGCGTTCGGATTGCGAAAAACTTTTCAATTTCAAATCTTTGATCGAGCGCCATGTCACAGAAGACGGATTGCATTTCACGGATCTGGATGGCTTTGTTCTGTTTCGTGGATCGCAGACGCATAGCGCGGCCCAGGAGCTGTATCAGCCCATGATGGTCTTTTGTGTGCAGGGACACAAGAAGCTGATGCTGGGCGAGCAAGTGGCCGATTTCAAGACCGGAACCGCCTGCGGAATTTTCCTTCCCTTGCCCGTGATCTGCGAAGTGATCGAGGCCAGCGAGGAAGCGCCTTTGCTGGGTGGCGGGCTGGTGCTAGATCCGGTTCGCCTCTCCAAGATGATGCTGAAGCTGGATCGCTTGATCGAAGGTGAGCCCAAGCGATCGGGCGATCTGGATATCTCCGCCTTGCTGGCTGGGGATTTGAGCGACAATCTAATGGAAACCTTCACGCGGTTGATCTCCTGTCTGGACAATAAAAAGGACGCGCTGGTGATTGGTGATGCGATCCTTGATGAGATTTACTATCGCTTCCTGACAGACTATCCAGATTGGGATTTGCGCTATCACCTGAGACAGAAGGGCGACTTTGCCCTGGTCTCCAAAGCCATCGCCTATATCCATGACAATCTGGACCAGATGATCAGTGTTGATCAGCTCTCTGAAGAAGCCCGCATGAGTGCCTCTGGCCTGCATAAGAAATTCAAGGACATCATTCAGCTCTCACCCTTGCAATATATCAAGCTGGTGAAGCTTAAAAAAGCCCACGACAATATCCTGAACGGTATGAGCGCGCTGGAGGCCAGCTATTCCGTCGGCTATAACAGCCCCGCCCAGTTCAGCCGCGAATATAAACGCCAATTCGGTGTTTCTCCGTCGCATCAGAAGCGCTTGAGAGCTTAG
- a CDS encoding type II toxin-antitoxin system RelE/ParE family toxin — translation MSPRAEQDIRDIWRDIAQDNEPAADALVYRLFDKFELAAGQPKMGAPRPELSQTARLLIEGSYIAIYEPKSYGVFIVAVVYGGRKPENWL, via the coding sequence CTGAGCCCTCGTGCAGAGCAAGACATTCGCGACATTTGGCGCGACATTGCGCAAGATAACGAGCCAGCAGCAGATGCGCTTGTTTATCGCCTCTTCGACAAGTTCGAACTTGCTGCAGGCCAGCCCAAGATGGGGGCCCCACGGCCTGAGCTGAGCCAGACTGCTCGCCTTCTCATTGAGGGGAGCTACATCGCCATTTATGAGCCAAAGTCCTATGGGGTGTTTATTGTGGCCGTGGTCTATGGCGGGCGGAAGCCTGAAAACTGGCTGTAG
- a CDS encoding terminase, producing MSSPSPDQTSDQPAYNASGKTSGNTPEHEPENGSENTAEEELIEQAAACEFDPQLWADFAWDWGLGPLADKRVRGWQRDVNLRIKQHLADPTTRYQPLQIAIASGHGIGKSAQMGMLANWAMSCYSNAKVVVTANTGDQLTTKTSPEITKWFKSSITAHWFEYASLSIKSKDKSNKDNWRLDFNTWSENNTEAFAGLHNEGNIILLLMDEASNIPDVIWEVAEGALTDEKTVIIWVAFGNPTRNIGRFRECFRKYRKFWHTRQIDSRNVEGTNKTFLKQLIQKYGEDSDIAKVRVRGMFPSSASHQYISTDLVDAAAKVHLRTDQYDFAPKIIGVDPAWTGEDEFVIYFRQGLYSKLLATFEKNDNDVIMAQHILRYEKELGVDAVFIDGGHGTGLYSIGQTWNRDWRLIWFSGESSDPGCLNKRMEIWQAGRQWLMDGGAIDPKDEVLYQDLIGPELKPRTDGKLQLEAKDEMKKRGIPSPNRADALFLTFAQPVMPKAKRLGTDEQTCDDGKHNPYG from the coding sequence GTGTCTTCTCCATCACCCGATCAAACATCAGACCAACCAGCATACAACGCATCTGGCAAAACATCTGGCAACACCCCAGAGCACGAGCCGGAAAATGGTTCTGAAAACACAGCCGAAGAAGAGCTGATCGAGCAGGCAGCGGCGTGCGAGTTTGACCCGCAGCTCTGGGCGGACTTTGCCTGGGACTGGGGCCTTGGGCCGCTGGCGGACAAGCGCGTGCGCGGCTGGCAGCGCGATGTGAACCTGCGCATCAAACAGCATCTGGCCGACCCCACCACCCGCTATCAGCCGCTACAAATCGCCATTGCGTCTGGCCATGGCATCGGCAAATCGGCGCAGATGGGCATGCTCGCCAATTGGGCCATGTCCTGCTATTCCAATGCCAAGGTGGTGGTCACGGCCAATACCGGCGACCAGCTGACCACCAAGACCAGCCCTGAAATCACCAAATGGTTCAAATCATCGATCACCGCCCACTGGTTCGAATATGCCTCGCTGTCCATCAAATCCAAGGACAAGAGCAACAAGGACAATTGGCGGCTGGATTTCAACACATGGTCCGAGAACAACACAGAGGCCTTTGCCGGACTGCATAACGAGGGCAACATCATCCTGCTCTTGATGGATGAGGCCTCGAACATCCCTGATGTCATCTGGGAGGTGGCCGAAGGCGCGCTGACCGACGAGAAGACCGTCATCATCTGGGTGGCCTTTGGCAACCCCACGCGCAATATCGGCCGCTTTCGCGAATGCTTTCGCAAATATCGCAAATTCTGGCACACCCGCCAGATCGACAGCCGCAATGTCGAAGGCACAAACAAGACGTTCCTTAAACAACTCATCCAGAAATATGGCGAAGACAGCGACATCGCCAAGGTAAGGGTCAGAGGCATGTTCCCATCCAGCGCCAGCCATCAATATATCTCGACCGATCTGGTGGACGCCGCCGCCAAGGTGCATCTGCGCACCGACCAATATGACTTTGCGCCAAAGATCATCGGCGTCGACCCGGCCTGGACCGGTGAGGACGAATTCGTCATCTATTTCCGTCAGGGGCTCTATTCCAAACTGCTGGCCACCTTTGAGAAAAACGACAATGACGTGATCATGGCCCAGCATATCCTGCGCTATGAGAAAGAGCTGGGGGTCGATGCCGTCTTCATCGATGGCGGCCATGGCACGGGGCTCTATTCCATCGGCCAGACATGGAACCGCGACTGGCGGCTGATCTGGTTTTCCGGGGAAAGCTCCGACCCCGGCTGTTTGAACAAGCGCATGGAAATCTGGCAGGCGGGCCGCCAATGGCTGATGGATGGCGGCGCCATAGACCCAAAAGACGAGGTGCTCTATCAGGACCTGATCGGACCAGAGCTGAAACCCCGCACCGATGGCAAGCTGCAGCTGGAAGCAAAGGACGAGATGAAAAAACGCGGCATCCCCTCACCCAACCGGGCCGATGCGCTCTTCCTCACCTTCGCCCAACCGGTCATGCCCAAGGCCAAACGCCTGGGCACCGACGAGCAAACCTGCGACGATGGCAAACATAATCCTTATGGTTAG